A portion of the Bufo gargarizans isolate SCDJY-AF-19 chromosome 7, ASM1485885v1, whole genome shotgun sequence genome contains these proteins:
- the USP33 gene encoding ubiquitin carboxyl-terminal hydrolase 33 gives MSSLACGCPHLESLGEVTKEELIQKSHGSCQDCKVRGPNLWACLENGCSYVGCGESYVDHSTTHSQDTKHCLTVNLTTLRVWCYTCSKEVFLDRKLNAQSPSAKPQDNNPVQESRMTSNLTLKTPPAVIYENLDIELEEEDELKTRGLTGLKNIGNTCYMNAALQALSNCPPLTHFFLDCGGLARTDKKPALCKSYQKLMSEIWHRNRPGSVIPTNLFQGIKTVNPTFRGYSQQDAQEFLRCLMDVLHEELKEQMFEAEEDPQPGILEEIMEEEKNQSDNDFQSCESGSSSDHNENESRKLSEELSESAMLIQEDQKEQEPVKSWQKEKKNFNNLSQNNCLQDLEKNLESLVEDNEYSSQGTVKVQIQSRISDYATEVIMNDLSASQTPLLSEGSAPHLSSSPPKSRSLWTSHKKAPTVCLPKKKRQKKYRSVISDVFDGTIVSSVQCLTCDRISVTLETFQDLSLPIPGKEDLAKLHSSSHQTSLVKAGSCGEAYAPQGWIAFFLEYFKSWFWGPTVTLQDCLAAFFARDELKGDNMYSCEKCKKLRNGVKFCKVQKFPEILSIHLKRFRHELMFSTKIGTHVSFPLEGLDLQPFLAKDSPSQIVTYDLLSVICHHGTASSGHYIAYCRNNLNNLWYEFDDQSVTEVSEATVQNAEAYVLFYRKSSEDAQKERRRVTSLLNLTEPSLLQFYISRQWLNKFKTFAEPGPISNNDFLCVHGGLPPRKAGLIEDLVVMLPQNIWDYLYGRFGGGPAVNHLYVCHTCQNELEKIEKRRKMELETFIRLNKAFQEEDSLAVIYCISMHWFREWEGFVKGKDVDPPGAIDNSKIAVAKCGHITLKQGADSGQISEETWHFLHSIYGGGPEITLRQTVPVAEAGQSEEKIDVETRNV, from the exons ATGTCCTCCTTGGCATGTGGTTGCCCCCATCTTGAGTCTCTGGGCGAGGTGACCAAAGAAGAGCTCATTCAGAAATCTCAC GGCAGCTGCCAAGACTGCAAAGTCAGGGGACCAAACCTTTGGGCTTGTTTGGAG AATGGCTGTTCCTACGTTGGCTGCGGAGAGTCGTACGTGGACCATAGCACTACTCATTCTCAG GACACCAAACATTGCCTCACTGTGAACCTCACCACGCTGCGAGTCTGGTGCTACACCTGCAGTAAAGAAGTGTTCCTGGATCGGAAGCTGAACGCGCAGTCTCCGAGCGCCAAACCTCAGGATAACAACCCCGTGCAG GAATCAAGGATGACATCAAACCTGACTCTAAAAACACCCCCCGCAGTGATTTACGAGAACCTGGACATAGAACTGGAAGAAGAAGACGAGCTCAAGACCCGAG GTCTCACTGGACTGAAGAACATCGGAAACACTTGTTATATGAACGCCGCCCTGCAGGCTCTGTCCAACTG CCCCCCCCTCACACACTTCTTCCTGGACTGCGGTGGATTGGCGCGCACCGACAAAAAGCCAGCGCTCTGTAAAAGCTACCAGAAGCTGATGTCTGAAATCTGGCACAGAAACCG GCCTGGCTCTGTCATTCCTACTAATCTGTTCCAAGGCATAAAAACAGTAAACCCAACTTTCCGTGGCTATTCCCAGCAG GATGCCCAAGAATTCCTTCGCTGTTTGATGGACGTATTACACGAAGAACTCAAGGAGCAAATGTTTGAGGCAGAAGAGGATCCTCAGCCCGGCATCTTGGAGGAGAtcatggaagaggagaagaaccAGTCGGACAACGACTTTCAGTCCTGCGAGTCCGGTTCCAGCAGTGACCACAACGAGAACGAAAGTCGGAAGTTATCGGAGGAACTTTCAGAATCTGCCATGTTAATCCAGGAGGACCAAAAGGAGCAGGAACCGGTGAAATCCTGGCAGAAAGAAAAGAAGAACTTCAACAACCTAAGTCAGAACAACTGCCTGCAAGATCTGGAGAAGAACCTCGAGAGCTTAGTGGAGGACAATGAGTATTCCTCTCAAGGAACAGTCAAGGTCCAGATCCAGAGTCGAATATCAg ACTACGCTACAGAAGTCATCATGAATGACCTGTCTGCCTCTCAGACGCCCTTACTCAGTGAAGGCTCAGCTCCTCACTTGTCAAGCAGTCCTCCAAAATCCAGATCTCTTTGGACAAGCCATAAAAAAG CTCCTACAGTTTGCCTTCCtaagaagaagaggcagaagaAGTATCGCAGTGTGATCTCCGATGTCTTTGACGGGACCATTGTGAGCTCAGTGCAGTGTCTGACGTGTGATAGG ATCTCTGTAACACTGGAAACATTTCAGGACCTTTCCCTCCCGATCCCGGGGAAGGAAGATCTGGCTAAGTTGCATTCATCAAGCCATCAGACCTCTTTAGTTAAAGCGGGCTCATGTGGGGAGGCGTATGCACCTCAAGGATGGATAGCTTTCTTCTTGGAATATTTTAAGAG CTGGTTCTGGGGTCCCACGGTTACACTACAAGATTGCCTCGCAGCTTTCTTTGCCAGAGACGAACTTAAAG GTGACAACATGTACAGCTGTGAGAAATGCAAAAA GTTAAGAAATGGCGTCAAATTTTGCAAAGTGCAGAAATTTCCTGAG ATATTGAGCATACATCTCAAGAGGTTCCGACACGAGCTCATGTTCTCCACCAAAATCGGGACCCATGTATCTTTCCCATTGGAAGGTCTCGACCTGCAGCCGTTCCTTGCAAAGGACAGCCCAAGTCAGATAGTCACCTATGACCTTTTGTCTGTCATCTGCCACCATGGCACTGCCAGCA GCGGCCATTACATCGCCTATTGTCGCAACAACCTGAACAATCTTTGGTATGAATTTGACGACCAGAGCGTCACAGAAGTGTCTGAGGCCACCGTGCAGAACGCTGAGGCTTACGTCCTCTTCTACAG AAAGTCAAGTGAAGATGCCCAGAAGGAGCGGAGACGCGTGACAAGTCTGCTGAACCTGACAGAACCCAGCCTCCTGCAGTTCTACATCTCACGCCAGTGGCTCAATAAGTTTAAGACGTTTGCAGAACCTGGGCCCATATCAAATAATGACTTCCTCTGCGTGCATGGCG GTCTTCCACCACGTAAGGCTGGCCTGATTGAAGACCTTGTGGTGATGCTGCCACAGAACATATGGGATTATTTATATGGCAG ATTTGGAGGGGGCCCAGCTGTGAACCACCTCTATGTGTGTCACACCTGTCAGAATGAACTGGAGAAGATCGAAAAAAGGCGGAAAATGGAACTGGAGACGTTTATTCGG CTAAATAAAGCTTTCCAAGAAGAGGACTCTCTGGCTGTTATTTACTGCATCAGCATGCACTGGTTCCGGGAGTGGGAAGGGTTCGTAAAGGGCAAGGACGTCG ATCCTCCTGGAGCAATAGATAATTCAAAAATAGCCGTCGCAAAGTGCGGGCATATAACTCTGAAGCAAG